The following proteins are co-located in the Salvelinus namaycush isolate Seneca chromosome 31, SaNama_1.0, whole genome shotgun sequence genome:
- the LOC120026150 gene encoding transmembrane protein 203-like, producing MLFSLRELVQWLGFATFELFLQLGALLVFSVLVALRADFFDPGMSWWLVFIPLFAADGLSTYFTAIVSIRLYQENEKRLAVLRLLWVLTVLSLKLVCEVLLCQKLAEQEQARDLWFGLIVSPLFILLQLLMIRACRVN from the coding sequence ATGCTGTTCTCTCTGCGGGAGCTGGTCCAATGGCTGGGCTTTGCCACTTTTGAGCTCTTCCTCCAACTGGGGGCTCTGCTGGTCTTCAGCGTGCTGGTAGCGCTGCGGGCTGACTTCTTCGACCCTGGGATGAGCTGGTGGCTGGTCTTCATCCCTCTGTTTGCCGCTGATGGCCTCAGCACCTACTTCACAGCCATCGTGTCCATCCGGCTGTACCAGGAGAATGAGAAAAGGCTGGCAGTGCTGAGGCTGCTATGGGTGCTGACGGTGCTCAGCCTCAAGCTGGTGTGTGAGGTGCTACTGTGCCAGAAGCTGGCAGAGCAGGAGCAGGCGCGCGATCTGTGGTTCGGTCTTATTGTCTCGCCACTcttcatcctcctgcagctgctgATGATTCGCGCCTGCCGCGTCAACTGA
- the LOC120026151 gene encoding delta-aminolevulinic acid dehydratase-like, translating into MQPVESLLHSGYFHPTLRYWQTCASDLRPENLIYPIFITDSPDAVEPITSLPGQARYGVNKLEGMLRPLVEKGLKCVLIFGVPAKIAKDERGSGADTDNTPAVLAVKKIKSLFPDLLMACDVCLCPYTSHGHCGILREDGTLDNGASCQRLAEVALAYARAGCHIIAPSDMMDGRVGAIKHSLMSNDMGNKVSVLSYSAKFASCYYGPFRDAAQSKPAFGDRRCYQLPCGARGLALRAVDRDVKEGADMLMVKPGLPYLDIVREVKDKHPTHPLAVYNVSGEFAMLWHGAQAGAFDLRTAVLESMTAFRRAGADIIITYYTPQLLTWLKE; encoded by the exons ATGCAACCGGTCGAGTCTCTCCTCCACAGTGGCTATTTCCACCCAACACTCAGATACTGGCAGACCTGTGCCTCAGACTTGAGACCTGAGAACCTCATCTACCCCATCTTCATCAC TGACAGTCCTGATGCTGTGGAGCCCATCACTAGTCTACCTGGCCAGGCCAG ATATGGAGTGAATAAACTTGAGGGCATGCTACGTCCCCTTGTGGAGAAGGGCTTGAAGTGTGTGCTGATTTTCGGAGTGCCCGCAAAAATAGCTAAG GATGAGAGAGGTTCGGGTGCAGACACAGACAATACTCCGGCTGTGTTGGCTGTGAAGAAGATAAAGTCTCTTTTCCCTGACCTGCTGATGGCCTGTGACGTCTGCCTCTGTCCCTACACCTCACATGGACACTGTG GAATCTTGCGGGAGGATGGCACTCTGGACAATGGTGCCAGTTGCCAACGTTTGGCAGAAGTGGCATTGGCCTATGCCCGCGCTG GCTGTCACATCATTGCACCCTCTGATATGATGGATGGGCGAGTGGGAGCTATCAAACATTCACTGATGTCCAATGACATGGGCAACAAG GTGTCAGTGCTGAGTTACAGTGCCAAGTTTGCTTCCTGTTACTATGGTCCCTTCAG agatgcAGCACAGTCCAAGCCAGCATTTGGAGATAGGCGCTGTTATCAGCTGCCCTGCGGTGCAAGGGGCCTGGCACTACGAGCTGTG GACAGAGATGTCAAGGAGGGAGCAGATATGCTGATGGTGAAGCCAGGACTGCCCTATCTGGACATAGTGAGGGAGGTCAAAGACAAG CACCCCACTCACCCACTGGCAGTGTATAACGTGTCAGGGGAGTTTGCCATGCTGTGGCATGGGGCCCAGGCTGGAGCTTTTGACCTGCGCACCGCTGTACTGGAGTCTATGACTGCCTTCCGCAGGGCAG GTGCTGACATCATCATCACCTACTACACACCTCAACTGCTCACCTGGCTGAAAGAGTAA